The sequence CTGGACAAGATGGAGCGCCGGGAGACCGAGCCGCAGGAGCTGGAGGACCTGTACCGGGTCGACCACCTCGCCACCCGGATGCGGCGGCACGCCGAGGACCTGGTCATCCTGGCCGGCGCGGCGCCCGGCCGGGGCTGGCGCAACCCGGTGCCGGTGATCGACGTGGTCCGGGGCGCGATCAGTGAGGTGGAGGACTACAAGCGGGTGGACATCCGCACGGTGGCCGCCTCCGCGCTGTACGGGCGCGCCGTCGGTGACGTCATCCACCTGCTCGCCGAGCTGATCGAGAACGCCGCCTCGTTCTCCCCGCCGCACACCCGCGTGCAGGTCTCCGGACAGGTGCTGCCGAACGGCTACGCGATCGAGGTGGAGGACCGCGGCCTGGGCATGACCCCGGAGGGCATCGAGGAGGCGAACCGGCGCCTGGCCGAGCCGCCCGAGTTCGACCCCGCGGACAGCGCCCGGCTGGGCCTGTTCGTGGTCGCCCAGCTGGCCGCCCGGCACCACATCCGGGTGTCGTTGCAGCCCTCGCCGTACGGCGGGATCACCGCGATCGTGCTGGTGCCCGGCGAGCTGGTCACCGAGGCGCCCGGCCCGGCCGCGCCGGCCGGCGTCCCCGGCGGCAGGAGCGCGCCGAAGGGCCGCAACGGCGCGCCGGTCGGGGCGGGTCCGGCCGATCCGATGCGGAACTCGCCGACCGCGGCGCCGGCGGTGCCGCGGCAGCGGGTCAACGGCGAGGCCGGACCGGCGGCGGCCGGGGAGAGCCGGACGCGGGTCAACGGCGATACCGGGGGGCCGGCGCCCAGCTCGATCGCGGCCGAGCTCAGCCCGGACGGCCTGGTCCAGCGGCGCCGGGTGCGGCGCGGCTCGGAGGCGACGCCGGCCGCGCTGCCGCCGGAGGCGACCCCCGGACGGCTGGACGACGTGGCCGGCGCGCTCGGCGCGCCGCGCGCGGTGCCGCGCAACTCCGGGCCGGTGCCACCGGCGGTACCGCCGGTTCCGGCCGGGCCGGGTATTCCGGCCGCGCCGTCGGTTCCGGCCGCGCCGCAGGTTCCGGCCGCGCCGCCCGCGGCCCCGGGCGCCGGTGCGGTGGGCTCCGCCCCGGCCGGGGAGGCCGGGGCCGACGAGGAAACCGCGCGGATCGGCCCGGACGGCCTGCCCAAGCGGGTCCGGCAGGCGAGCCTGGCGCCGCAGCTGCGGGAGCCGGTGGTCGAGCAACGGTCCACCGCGCCGGAGCGCACCCCGGAGCAGGTCCGTACGCTGATGAGCGCGCTGCAGCTGGGCACCGCCCGGGGCCGGATCCAGGCGTCCAAAGTGGCCGCGGCGCCGGAACCGGCGACGCGGGAGCCGGTCGGCGGCGGTGGCGGCGACGCCGGTTTCGCCGAGGCGGCTACCGTCACGTTCCCGGCGATCGTGGACGTGGCGGACGACGGGGGAAAGACAGTATCCGGGGCCGGGGGAGGCGCCGACGGCCCCGGCCGTGACGAAGTGAACAGGCCGGAGAAGGACGCATAGTGGCACAGACGACGAAGCAGAGCGCGAACCTCACCTGGCTCCTCGACGACCTCGTCGAGCGGGTGCCGACCGCACAGCAGGCCGTGGTGCTCTCCGCGGACGGCCTGATGCTGGGCGCATCGGCGGCGATGACCCGGGAGGACGCCGAGCACCTCTCGGCGATGGCGGCCGGGTTCCAGAGCCTGGCCAAGGGGGCGAGCCGGCACTTCCAGGCCGGCCAGGTCCGGCAGACGGTGGTGGAGATGGAGGAGGCCTTCCTCTTCGTCACCGCCGCCGGGCAGGGCGCCTGCCTGGCCGTGCTCGCCTCGGCCGACGCCGACCTGGGCCTGATCGCGTACGAGATGGCGATGCTGGTCACCCGGGTCGGGCAGACGATGAGCGCTCCGGAGCGCACCGTTTTGGCGCCCGATGCCCTCTGAGCCTGCGCGGATGGCACACGACTGGATGGACCACGAGGCCGGCCCGGTGGTCCGCCCGTACGCGATGACCCAGGGTCGTGTCGCGCCGTCCGGTGGCGACTTCGACCTGGTCGCGTTCGTGGTCGCCACCGTGCCGGACCTGGCGCCGGGCGTCGCGTTGCAGCCCGAGCACCACGCCATCGTCGCCGCCGCCTGGGAGCCGATCTCCGTGGTCGAGCTGGCGTCGCACCTGGACCTGTCGATCGGCGTGGTCCGGGTTCTTCTCGGTGATCTACGCTCAGCGGGTCTCATCTCGCTGTACGAACCCCCGGCGGCCTCGCAGCCGCACGACGTCGACGTACTCAAGGCGGTTGTCAATGGACTCCGTGCGCTCTGACCGCAACGGCGGCTCGCGCATCCCCGTGGCCCTCAAGATCTTGATTGCGGGCGGCTTCGGCGTGGGCAAGACCACCATGGTCGGTTCGGTCAGCGAGATCCGCCCGTTGCAGACCGAGGAGATCCTCACCGGGGCCGAGGGCGCCGACGACCTGTCCGGGGTGGAGGGCAAGACCACCACCACGGTGACCATGGACTTCGGCCGCATCACGATCACCGAGGACCTGCAGCTGTACCTGTTCGGCACGCCCGGCCAGGACCGGTTCTGGTTCCTCTGGGACGAGCTGTCGCAGGGTGCGCTCGGCGCCGTGGTGCTGGCCGACACCCGGCGGCTGGCCGACTGCTTCCCCTCGATCGACTATTTCGAGCAGCGTGGCACGCCGTTCGTGGTGGCGGTGAACTGCTTCGACACCGAGCAGCGGTTCGGCCCGGAGGCGGTGGCCCGCGCGCTGGACCTGGACCCGGGTGTGCCGGTGGTGCTCTTCGACGCCCGGGACCAGGTGGCCGCCCGCAACGTCCTGATCGAGCTGGTGGAGTACGTCGCCCGGCGACAGTACGCGGCGGCCGGCAGCCGCTGAGTCAGCCGGCCGGCGCGGGCTGCTGGCCCGGCGGCAGGCAGAGCAGCCAGGACTCGATCCGGCGCAGCTTGGCCGGGGCCAGCAGCCCGCGCGTCGCCAGGTCGGCGGGCTGCCGGTAGGGCCCGTTCTGGTACCGGTCCAGGGCGATCCGGTGTGCCTCGAACGGGGTCATCCCGGGCAGCCGGGCGAGCTCCTGCGCCGGGGCGTGGTTGAGGTCGACCAGCCCGCCGTCGTCGAAGAACCGGAGCAGGTCGGGCCGCCCGATGCCGGCCTGCACCGCGCCGGCCGGGTGGACCCCGGCGAACCGCCGGGCCAGGTCGCGGCGGGCCCGGGCGGACCGGGTGTCGCCGGGGTGTGCGGCCAGGATCGCCCCGTGGACCGCCGATGCCGGCCAGAGCAGCAGCATCGAGAGCACCGCGATGTCCTCGGCGGCGCTGGTGGTCTCGGACTCGACCGGGGTCGGGTCGACCGCGAACATCACCACGACGAACACCGCGAGCGCGGCGTAGAGCGCGGCGACGAGCAGGTGCCGCCGGCGGCCGCGTTGGACCGCCGCGTAGACGAAGTACACCCAGCCGGCGAATCCGCAGGTGAACAGCGGGAGCGCGGCCGCGGCCACGACCTGGAGCCAGGGGATCCGGCCGTGCCCGGGGCGCAGCATCGCGGTGGGCAGCGGCTCGATCGGCCAGAGCGGGTGGGGTGGCGCCGGCGATCCGGGCGCCGCCGGGTGGCCGGTTCGCGGGGCCGGTGGCGCCGGGTGGGGTGGCGCCGGCGATCCGGGCGCCGCCGGGTGGCCGGTTCGCGGGGCCGGCGGCGCCGGGTGGGGTGGCGCCGGCGATCCGGGCGCCGCCGGGTGGCCGGTTCGCGGG is a genomic window of Actinoplanes teichomyceticus ATCC 31121 containing:
- a CDS encoding sensor histidine kinase — its product is MRSRNWSIRSKIIAMVAVPLAALLALWIFATAATIGPAMDLLAARDAVHRLGDPALQLIAQLQRERHFSAVYLAAEKTPLTDLRAQRAATDQAITGFRAAVRGLDMSDELTNRTGVLLSRLDALTGVRNRIDRRDVRVDSMMDAYSDVVDAGFDVSTSAAVFFHERVDREVRGLITGYRGQEYLSRVDAMLAGANAIGVIDAGSRGEVIENITTSRYLLRTGVADMPEQAQGDYARLITSSSFIRLDIMQNRLIEQSYSGGAPPVDGTEWQPVYDQVSADLRAFELRTVDRVASDATPLAVRVFLWLGLSAGLGLIAFVLAIWVSVRLGRSIVGRLIKLRREALEMAAERLPTVVRRLQRGEAVDVDVETPPLEYGRDEIGQLSQAFNDVQRTAVESAVEEANVRRGINEVFLNIARRSQTLLHRQLSLLDKMERRETEPQELEDLYRVDHLATRMRRHAEDLVILAGAAPGRGWRNPVPVIDVVRGAISEVEDYKRVDIRTVAASALYGRAVGDVIHLLAELIENAASFSPPHTRVQVSGQVLPNGYAIEVEDRGLGMTPEGIEEANRRLAEPPEFDPADSARLGLFVVAQLAARHHIRVSLQPSPYGGITAIVLVPGELVTEAPGPAAPAGVPGGRSAPKGRNGAPVGAGPADPMRNSPTAAPAVPRQRVNGEAGPAAAGESRTRVNGDTGGPAPSSIAAELSPDGLVQRRRVRRGSEATPAALPPEATPGRLDDVAGALGAPRAVPRNSGPVPPAVPPVPAGPGIPAAPSVPAAPQVPAAPPAAPGAGAVGSAPAGEAGADEETARIGPDGLPKRVRQASLAPQLREPVVEQRSTAPERTPEQVRTLMSALQLGTARGRIQASKVAAAPEPATREPVGGGGGDAGFAEAATVTFPAIVDVADDGGKTVSGAGGGADGPGRDEVNRPEKDA
- a CDS encoding GTP-binding protein, whose translation is MDSVRSDRNGGSRIPVALKILIAGGFGVGKTTMVGSVSEIRPLQTEEILTGAEGADDLSGVEGKTTTTVTMDFGRITITEDLQLYLFGTPGQDRFWFLWDELSQGALGAVVLADTRRLADCFPSIDYFEQRGTPFVVAVNCFDTEQRFGPEAVARALDLDPGVPVVLFDARDQVAARNVLIELVEYVARRQYAAAGSR
- a CDS encoding BTAD domain-containing putative transcriptional regulator, with the protein product MRCWRGVAGVEPEPRFEILGALRAFRGADPIDLGPAKQRAVLAVLLLHPGRAVPTHRIVDAVWGEDPPENGTNVVQKYVAGLRRALGRERLTLTGGGYLLCTDPHAVDAEVFRAEIARAVAEHRAGRNEPAAGIVADALALWHGDALDGLTGPLFDTARARLAEDRAGAWELWAQLGLARDDPGLVPELTRLTGEFPLREGLRAQLMIALYRAGRQAEALAVFRDAREYFLDELGAEPGERMQQVHRRILRGELEQPAPPHPAPPAPRTGHPAAPGSPAPPHPAPPAPRTGHPAAPGSPAPPHPAPPAPRTGHPAAPGSPAPPHPLWPIEPLPTAMLRPGHGRIPWLQVVAAAALPLFTCGFAGWVYFVYAAVQRGRRRHLLVAALYAALAVFVVVMFAVDPTPVESETTSAAEDIAVLSMLLLWPASAVHGAILAAHPGDTRSARARRDLARRFAGVHPAGAVQAGIGRPDLLRFFDDGGLVDLNHAPAQELARLPGMTPFEAHRIALDRYQNGPYRQPADLATRGLLAPAKLRRIESWLLCLPPGQQPAPAG
- a CDS encoding roadblock/LC7 domain-containing protein — protein: MAQTTKQSANLTWLLDDLVERVPTAQQAVVLSADGLMLGASAAMTREDAEHLSAMAAGFQSLAKGASRHFQAGQVRQTVVEMEEAFLFVTAAGQGACLAVLASADADLGLIAYEMAMLVTRVGQTMSAPERTVLAPDAL
- a CDS encoding DUF742 domain-containing protein; its protein translation is MAHDWMDHEAGPVVRPYAMTQGRVAPSGGDFDLVAFVVATVPDLAPGVALQPEHHAIVAAAWEPISVVELASHLDLSIGVVRVLLGDLRSAGLISLYEPPAASQPHDVDVLKAVVNGLRAL